In one Shinella zoogloeoides genomic region, the following are encoded:
- the secD gene encoding protein translocase subunit SecD, producing MKTSKWALFVSAVIILFGVLAAVPNVLTPEQQAKYGRFLPANPVTLGLDLKGGSHLVLEVDSAALRKARMDALLNDTRAILRTAGERASAARLAGTTLTVTLPDQAALDKVLPEVRKLATPTSTLGFGTGSSDIDVATSGLVINVTLTEAGINERMSAAVEQSLEIIRRRVDQVGVAEPLIQRVGGDRILVQLPGLQDPTRLRQLLGSTAQMSFHMVDQTVDPNSVAPRGVMILPGANDPGKYAVEERVAISGDRLADAKAGFDQRTNEPIVSFSFDSTGARQFAEITQANVGKPFAIVLDGKVLTAPVIREPIIGGQGQISGNFNPQEATVLSALLRSGALPAPLTIIEERTVGPNLGSDSIRMGLYTGFAGLLAVVVLMQVLYGSWGLIANLGLVLHTVLTIGLLGILGSTLTLPGIAGIILGIGMAVDANILINARIREETAAGAGAMKALDVGFNKAYATIVDGNMTTMVGMILLFMFGSGPVRGFAITMIIGLAISMFTSITFVRFLMREVVSRRKMKKIEIHSLFGQVWSIPSFSFMRGRYIAIAMSAFISTSSIILFFTPGLNYGIDFVGGIQVEATSKTPIDLAPLRAKMEGLELGEVALQEFGQGTSVLVRVQRQPGGEEAQTAALQKIRDGVAEVIPDANFERTEVVGPTVSTELARSGFLAVGLGMLAILIYIWWRFEWHFAVGAIATLILDITKMIGFFSLMQIDFNLTAIAAVLTLIGYSVNDKVVVYDRMRENLRKYKSMPFSDLIDLSINQVVMRCIFTSVAVAVSLLPMAIWGGDTVKPFAWPMLFGVIVATTSSIYIGGPILLFLSRWWKDRDTARAVTTGTPAPEA from the coding sequence ATGAAAACCTCCAAATGGGCATTGTTTGTCTCCGCCGTCATCATCCTCTTCGGGGTGCTCGCGGCCGTGCCCAACGTGCTGACGCCTGAACAGCAGGCGAAATACGGGCGTTTCCTGCCCGCCAATCCCGTGACCCTCGGCCTCGACCTGAAGGGCGGCTCGCACCTCGTGCTCGAGGTCGATTCCGCGGCGCTGCGCAAGGCGCGCATGGATGCGCTGCTCAACGATACGCGTGCCATCCTGCGCACGGCCGGCGAGCGCGCTTCGGCCGCCCGCCTCGCCGGCACGACGCTGACCGTGACGCTGCCGGACCAGGCGGCGCTCGACAAGGTGCTGCCGGAAGTGCGCAAGCTCGCGACGCCGACCTCCACGCTCGGCTTCGGCACCGGCTCCTCCGATATCGACGTCGCCACCAGCGGCCTCGTCATCAACGTTACGCTGACGGAAGCCGGCATCAACGAGCGCATGTCGGCCGCCGTCGAGCAGAGCCTTGAGATCATCCGCCGCCGCGTCGACCAGGTCGGCGTTGCCGAACCGCTCATCCAGCGCGTCGGCGGCGACCGCATCCTCGTCCAGCTTCCGGGCCTGCAGGATCCGACGCGCCTGCGCCAGCTTCTCGGCTCGACTGCGCAGATGAGCTTCCACATGGTCGACCAGACCGTGGACCCGAACAGCGTCGCCCCGCGCGGCGTGATGATCCTGCCCGGCGCCAACGATCCCGGCAAATATGCCGTGGAAGAGCGCGTCGCCATTTCCGGCGACCGCCTGGCCGACGCGAAGGCCGGCTTCGACCAGCGCACGAACGAGCCGATCGTCTCGTTCAGCTTCGATTCCACCGGTGCGCGCCAGTTCGCGGAAATCACGCAGGCCAATGTCGGCAAGCCCTTCGCCATCGTCCTCGACGGCAAGGTGCTGACGGCGCCGGTCATCCGCGAGCCGATCATCGGCGGCCAGGGCCAGATCTCCGGCAACTTCAACCCGCAGGAAGCGACCGTTCTGTCGGCGCTGCTGCGCTCCGGCGCCCTGCCGGCACCGCTCACCATCATCGAAGAGCGTACCGTCGGCCCGAACCTCGGCTCGGACTCCATCCGCATGGGCCTCTATACCGGCTTTGCCGGCCTTCTCGCCGTCGTCGTACTGATGCAGGTGCTTTACGGCTCCTGGGGCCTCATCGCCAATCTCGGCCTCGTGCTGCACACGGTGCTGACCATCGGCCTGCTCGGCATCCTGGGCTCCACGCTGACGCTGCCCGGCATCGCCGGCATCATTCTCGGCATCGGCATGGCGGTGGACGCCAACATCCTCATCAACGCCCGTATCCGTGAAGAAACGGCGGCGGGCGCGGGTGCGATGAAAGCGCTCGATGTCGGTTTCAACAAGGCCTATGCCACCATCGTCGACGGCAACATGACGACCATGGTCGGCATGATCCTGCTCTTCATGTTCGGCTCGGGTCCGGTGCGCGGCTTCGCGATCACCATGATCATCGGCCTTGCGATCTCGATGTTCACCTCGATCACCTTCGTGCGCTTCCTGATGCGCGAGGTCGTCTCCCGCCGCAAGATGAAGAAGATCGAGATCCACTCCCTCTTCGGGCAGGTCTGGAGCATTCCGAGCTTCTCCTTCATGCGCGGACGCTACATCGCCATCGCCATGTCGGCGTTCATCTCGACCAGCTCGATCATCCTCTTCTTCACGCCCGGCCTCAACTACGGCATCGACTTCGTCGGCGGCATCCAGGTGGAGGCGACGTCCAAGACGCCGATCGACCTCGCTCCACTGCGCGCGAAGATGGAAGGCCTCGAGCTTGGCGAAGTGGCGCTGCAGGAATTCGGCCAAGGCACGTCCGTCCTCGTTCGCGTCCAGCGCCAGCCGGGCGGCGAAGAGGCGCAGACCGCAGCGCTCCAGAAGATCCGCGACGGCGTTGCCGAAGTGATCCCGGACGCCAATTTCGAACGTACGGAAGTGGTCGGCCCGACGGTCAGCACCGAGCTTGCCCGCTCCGGCTTCCTTGCCGTCGGCCTCGGCATGCTGGCGATCCTGATCTACATCTGGTGGCGCTTCGAATGGCACTTCGCCGTGGGCGCCATCGCGACGCTGATCCTGGATATCACCAAGATGATCGGCTTCTTCTCGCTGATGCAGATCGACTTCAACCTGACGGCCATCGCCGCCGTTCTGACGCTGATCGGCTATTCGGTCAACGACAAGGTGGTGGTGTACGACCGCATGCGGGAGAACCTGCGCAAGTACAAGTCGATGCCGTTCTCCGATCTCATCGACCTGTCGATCAACCAGGTGGTCATGCGATGCATCTTCACCTCGGTCGCCGTGGCGGTCTCGCTGCTGCCGATGGCGATCTGGGGCGGCGATACGGTGAAACCCTTCGCCTGGCCGATGCTGTTCGGCGTCATCGTCGCCACGACCTCGTCGATCTATATCGGCGGTCCGATCCTGCTCTTCCTCAGCCGCTGGTGGAAGGATCGCGATACCGCGCGGGCGGTCACGACCGGCACGCCGGCCCCGGAAGCTTGA
- a CDS encoding NAD(P)/FAD-dependent oxidoreductase — translation MQTYDIAIIGGGIAGLSLAYFLSPHRSVVVLERENALGYHSTGRSAAEFTLRDNAPLVNALARASHAFLTTPPEGFADVPLLIARGSVLFGTHGKETLVRQRFEEARALGAGVEWLEEAALVARAPILDPAYVAAAYFDPDYWDIEVDALLQAYARHARRHGAQILENRQFASARRVAETWLIETSEETIAAGVLVNAAGGWADTVAELAGVRPRNIVPHRRTAITVDLPEGIDASRLPEINEIEEEFYFKPEGGRLLASPADATPCEPADVQPEELDIAYAAHYIEEATTLSVRRVFKSWAGMRSFSPDRLPVVGFAREEPGFFWLAGQGGYGILTSPALGSHAAALLTGSAVPEPLAREGIGAETFSPSRFP, via the coding sequence ATGCAGACTTACGACATCGCAATCATCGGCGGCGGCATTGCCGGCCTTTCGCTCGCCTATTTCCTGAGCCCACATCGCTCCGTCGTCGTGCTGGAACGGGAGAACGCACTCGGCTACCACAGCACCGGCCGCTCGGCGGCAGAATTCACCCTGCGCGACAACGCTCCGCTGGTGAATGCGCTTGCCCGCGCCAGCCATGCTTTCCTGACGACACCGCCCGAAGGTTTTGCCGACGTGCCGCTCCTCATTGCGCGCGGCAGCGTGCTCTTCGGCACGCACGGCAAGGAGACGCTGGTGCGGCAACGTTTCGAGGAGGCCAGGGCACTCGGCGCCGGCGTCGAGTGGCTCGAGGAAGCCGCCCTCGTTGCCCGCGCGCCGATCCTCGATCCCGCCTATGTTGCGGCAGCCTATTTCGATCCTGATTACTGGGACATTGAGGTCGATGCCCTGCTGCAGGCCTATGCCCGCCATGCCCGGCGGCATGGCGCGCAGATCCTCGAAAACCGCCAGTTCGCCAGCGCGCGGCGCGTCGCGGAAACGTGGCTGATCGAGACCAGCGAGGAGACCATCGCCGCAGGCGTGCTGGTGAACGCGGCTGGCGGCTGGGCGGATACGGTCGCGGAGCTTGCCGGCGTCCGGCCGAGGAACATCGTGCCGCACCGGCGCACGGCCATCACCGTCGACCTGCCGGAGGGCATCGACGCCAGCCGCCTGCCGGAGATCAACGAGATCGAGGAAGAGTTCTACTTCAAGCCGGAGGGTGGCCGCCTCCTCGCCTCGCCCGCCGATGCCACGCCCTGCGAGCCTGCGGACGTGCAGCCGGAAGAACTCGATATCGCCTATGCCGCCCACTATATCGAGGAGGCGACGACGCTGAGCGTGCGCCGCGTCTTCAAGAGCTGGGCCGGCATGCGCAGCTTCTCCCCGGATCGCCTTCCCGTCGTCGGCTTCGCCAGGGAAGAACCGGGCTTCTTCTGGCTCGCCGGCCAGGGTGGCTACGGCATCCTCACCTCGCCCGCCCTCGGCAGTCATGCCGCGGCCCTCCTCACCGGCAGCGCGGTGCCGGAACCGCTTGCCCGCGAGGGCATCGGGGCGGAGACCTTCAGCCCCTCCCGCTTTCCCTGA
- a CDS encoding LysR family transcriptional regulator, which yields MPINRLERFAHNLDWNLLRTFVVVVEEGSITRAANRLLLQQPAVSMALKRLEQSVGHRLIDRSPGRFELTEAGERLHALCHDIFTAIVRLPEAMEPSGEDISGHITIHAVSHAMNPAWDRAIADFFRLHPRVTVGVTVETTTDVIRSVERGVATLGLSDGIIPDGLEKVPFCYERYALYCGRGHRLFGALDARLEDLRGEPYVSFLADVLGGPHMGPVTAVRAVGSFGQQVRALAFNVEEVLRLVVANAGIGMLPAHLTGAALTAGELWQLPPYDDLPVTETFRITNPGSALNPAERAFLAHMNDVPPWRWGEPHQSG from the coding sequence ATGCCGATCAACCGCCTCGAACGCTTCGCCCACAATCTCGACTGGAACCTCCTGCGCACCTTCGTCGTCGTGGTCGAGGAAGGCTCGATCACGCGGGCGGCCAACCGGCTGCTGCTGCAGCAACCGGCCGTCAGCATGGCGCTGAAGCGGCTGGAACAGTCGGTCGGCCATCGGCTGATCGACCGCAGCCCGGGCCGCTTCGAGTTGACGGAAGCCGGCGAGCGCCTGCATGCGCTCTGCCATGACATCTTCACTGCCATCGTGCGCCTGCCGGAGGCGATGGAACCCTCCGGCGAAGACATTTCCGGCCACATCACCATCCACGCCGTCAGCCATGCGATGAACCCCGCCTGGGACCGGGCGATCGCCGATTTCTTCCGCCTGCATCCGCGCGTCACCGTGGGCGTCACGGTCGAGACGACGACCGACGTCATCCGCTCCGTGGAGCGGGGCGTGGCGACGCTCGGGCTCTCGGACGGCATCATCCCCGATGGGCTGGAGAAGGTGCCGTTCTGCTACGAACGCTATGCGCTCTATTGCGGACGCGGGCACCGGCTGTTCGGCGCCCTCGATGCGCGGCTGGAGGATCTGCGCGGCGAGCCCTATGTCAGCTTCCTCGCCGACGTGCTCGGCGGGCCGCATATGGGACCGGTGACGGCGGTGCGCGCGGTGGGCTCCTTCGGCCAGCAGGTGCGCGCACTCGCCTTCAATGTGGAGGAAGTGCTGCGGCTGGTGGTCGCCAATGCGGGCATCGGCATGCTGCCCGCGCACCTGACCGGCGCGGCGCTGACAGCGGGCGAGCTCTGGCAGCTTCCGCCCTATGACGATCTGCCGGTGACGGAGACGTTCCGCATCACCAATCCCGGCTCGGCGCTCAACCCCGCCGAACGGGCCTTCCTCGCCCATATGAACGATGTGCCGCCGTGGCGCTGGGGCGAGCCGCATCAATCCGGCTGA